A genomic stretch from Rubripirellula reticaptiva includes:
- a CDS encoding YceH family protein, translating into MSDETGEDKKTAGPLSAGARRVLGVLIEKAKTTPDNYPLTLASLISGCNQKSNRDPKMDMDDEDALLALDELKAAGAAREVQGSGRAVKYRHVGYEWLDVDGPGSAVMTELLLRGAQTLGELRTRASRMHPFSDLSVIQTTVDDLIEKGLVEAITPAGRGQMFAHKLYTPQDRQYLVARIEKHAAAEQSTATLAREPKSSGNPVDALLARLETVSERIDALEKRIAELES; encoded by the coding sequence ATGAGTGACGAAACAGGCGAAGATAAGAAGACTGCGGGGCCTTTGTCGGCAGGTGCGCGGCGAGTGCTGGGCGTGCTGATCGAGAAAGCCAAGACGACACCGGACAATTATCCGTTGACGTTGGCGTCGTTGATCAGCGGCTGCAACCAAAAATCCAACCGCGATCCCAAGATGGACATGGATGACGAAGATGCACTGTTGGCGCTCGATGAATTGAAAGCCGCTGGCGCCGCACGCGAAGTTCAAGGCAGCGGTCGTGCGGTCAAGTACCGTCACGTGGGCTACGAATGGTTGGACGTCGACGGGCCTGGGTCAGCGGTGATGACGGAGTTGTTGTTGCGTGGCGCCCAGACGCTTGGTGAATTGCGCACGCGAGCTTCGCGGATGCACCCGTTTAGTGATCTGTCCGTCATTCAAACGACGGTCGACGACCTGATCGAGAAAGGATTGGTCGAAGCGATCACGCCAGCGGGACGCGGTCAGATGTTCGCGCACAAACTGTACACACCGCAAGACCGCCAGTACTTGGTCGCTCGCATTGAAAAGCATGCGGCGGCCGAGCAATCAACCGCCACGCTAGCACGCGAGCCGAAATCATCGGGTAATCCCGTCGATGCACTCTTGGCTCGACTTGAAACGGTTAGCGAACGGATCGATGCACTTGAAAAACGAATCGCCGAGCTCGAAAGCTAA
- a CDS encoding sulfatase family protein: MNTETIRQLTLAVVAVYCAVTSGSNLIAADKPNIVMAFADDWGKYASVYASMEPDSIHEVVSTPNFDSVANEGVLFNRAFVSAPSCTPCRSSLLSGQPFWRCERASILQGAIWDFSIPAYPLLLQEKGYRIGHTYKVWSPGSPADAPHGGAKTAFNSHGRAFNGFSQNAMKNSDHEAGKKQLLDEVRKNVRSFLDSDDDAKLDGDSPFCYWFGPTNTHRKWVAGSGKELWNIDPDDLKGKLPAYLPDVETVREDFADYLGEVQAFDAGLGVLIEELKRIGAYDNTILVVSGDHGIPGVSRGKCNLYDLGTQVPLAIRWPAGIKNHGRVVDDFVSLPDLAPTFLEAAEVAAPKTMIARSLMPILQSEKSGQVDPDRDVVFTGRERHVAAARTDNMPYPQRAIRTDQYLYIINYKPDRWPMGTGPGFGAPGSLPDETLLRENTFAAFGDMDASPTKAWIVLHKEQDPQSFEYAFSLRPNRELYDIKADPHCMTNLAEDRKLADVVLGLDHRLMNYLQSTGDPRVSDDPIFEHAPYTDPNSKPKPKTKRVKAKR, from the coding sequence ATGAATACAGAAACGATTCGCCAACTGACCCTGGCCGTGGTCGCGGTTTATTGCGCCGTCACTTCGGGTTCGAACCTGATTGCCGCCGACAAACCCAACATCGTGATGGCGTTTGCCGACGATTGGGGCAAGTACGCTAGCGTTTACGCATCAATGGAACCGGACAGCATTCACGAAGTCGTTTCGACACCCAACTTTGATTCCGTCGCCAACGAAGGCGTCCTGTTCAATCGCGCATTCGTCAGTGCTCCATCATGCACGCCATGCCGCAGTTCGTTGTTATCCGGGCAACCATTTTGGCGATGCGAACGAGCATCGATTCTGCAGGGTGCGATCTGGGATTTTTCGATTCCCGCCTATCCGCTGCTGTTGCAAGAAAAAGGTTACCGAATCGGTCACACCTACAAGGTATGGAGCCCCGGGTCGCCCGCCGATGCACCGCATGGCGGCGCTAAGACAGCATTCAATTCGCACGGTCGCGCATTCAATGGGTTTTCTCAGAACGCGATGAAAAACTCCGATCACGAAGCGGGCAAGAAACAGCTACTCGACGAGGTACGCAAGAATGTGCGTTCGTTTTTGGATTCCGATGATGACGCCAAACTAGATGGCGACTCACCATTTTGTTATTGGTTCGGACCAACCAACACGCACCGTAAATGGGTTGCCGGCAGTGGCAAAGAACTATGGAACATCGACCCCGATGATTTGAAAGGCAAGTTGCCAGCCTACTTGCCCGACGTCGAAACCGTTCGCGAAGACTTTGCTGACTACCTTGGTGAAGTGCAAGCCTTTGATGCAGGCTTGGGTGTCTTGATCGAAGAACTCAAACGCATCGGTGCTTACGACAACACCATTTTGGTAGTCAGCGGCGACCATGGTATCCCGGGCGTGTCACGCGGAAAATGCAATCTGTACGATCTCGGAACCCAAGTTCCCCTAGCGATCCGTTGGCCCGCTGGTATCAAGAATCACGGCCGAGTGGTGGACGACTTTGTGTCGCTTCCCGATTTGGCGCCAACGTTTTTGGAAGCCGCGGAAGTTGCCGCTCCGAAAACGATGATCGCCCGATCGCTGATGCCAATTCTGCAGAGCGAAAAGTCGGGGCAAGTTGACCCTGATCGCGATGTGGTATTCACCGGTCGTGAACGTCACGTCGCAGCGGCGCGCACGGACAACATGCCGTACCCTCAACGTGCGATCCGAACGGACCAGTACTTGTACATCATCAACTACAAGCCGGATCGCTGGCCGATGGGAACCGGCCCTGGTTTTGGCGCGCCGGGCAGCTTGCCCGATGAAACACTCCTACGCGAAAACACGTTCGCCGCCTTTGGCGACATGGACGCCAGCCCGACAAAGGCATGGATCGTGTTGCACAAAGAACAAGATCCCCAGTCGTTCGAGTACGCGTTCAGCCTTCGGCCGAACCGAGAGCTTTACGACATCAAAGCTGACCCACACTGCATGACAAACTTGGCCGAAGATCGAAAACTAGCTGACGTCGTCCTAGGACTCGATCATCGGCTGATGAACTATCTGCAATCAACCGGTGACCCCCGAGTCAGCGACGATCCGATTTTTGAACACGCCCCATACACCGACCCGAATAGCAAGCCCAAACCAAAAACTAAGCGAGTCAAGGCGAAACGCTAA
- a CDS encoding sugar phosphate nucleotidyltransferase — translation MQVLKAVITAAAPNQNRLPLQQLVDAHGEEKTALQLIIEETVAAGVEEICLVIKPGDHAAYQSAAGSHLGSVKFVEQPEPLGYADAILRAKDFVGDEPFLHLVGDHLYVSGNLTPCAKQLVEIAGEFDCSVSAVQSTRENNLPYFGIVSGPNVPRRERLYEIERVVEKPTPTFAEQELVTPGLRVGHYLGFFGMHVLTSEVMPLIDRLIADFKQSGSFDKKPTLSDAADLLPSRGRYLAYEIHGSRYNLGIKYGLLKAQLAIGLSGIDKEQILAEMVDLLSHRLEAQSAS, via the coding sequence ATGCAGGTCCTTAAAGCCGTCATCACGGCCGCCGCTCCGAACCAGAATCGACTGCCACTTCAGCAATTGGTAGACGCCCACGGCGAAGAAAAAACGGCGCTTCAACTGATCATCGAAGAGACCGTCGCAGCCGGCGTCGAAGAAATCTGCTTGGTCATCAAACCGGGCGATCACGCTGCCTACCAGTCTGCCGCCGGGTCGCATTTGGGAAGCGTAAAATTTGTCGAGCAGCCCGAACCACTCGGTTATGCCGACGCGATTCTGCGAGCCAAAGACTTCGTCGGTGACGAACCTTTCTTGCACTTGGTCGGTGACCACTTGTACGTCAGCGGAAACCTGACCCCCTGCGCGAAACAGTTGGTGGAAATCGCCGGCGAGTTTGATTGCTCGGTTTCTGCGGTCCAGTCGACACGCGAGAACAACTTGCCGTACTTTGGAATCGTCAGCGGACCGAACGTGCCGCGGCGCGAACGACTTTACGAGATTGAACGAGTCGTAGAAAAACCAACGCCAACGTTTGCTGAACAAGAATTAGTGACGCCCGGTCTTCGCGTCGGCCACTACCTCGGCTTTTTCGGCATGCACGTGCTGACCAGCGAAGTGATGCCGCTGATCGATCGCTTGATCGCTGATTTCAAACAATCAGGTTCGTTCGATAAGAAGCCAACTCTTTCCGATGCGGCCGATTTGCTGCCGTCGCGTGGACGATACTTGGCCTACGAAATTCATGGTTCTCGATATAACTTGGGTATCAAATACGGATTGTTGAAAGCTCAATTAGCGATCGGACTTTCCGGCATCGACAAAGAACAGATCCTGGCCGAAATGGTGGATTTGTTGTCGCACCGGTTGGAGGCCCAGTCGGCATCATGA
- a CDS encoding UTP--glucose-1-phosphate uridylyltransferase, giving the protein MISPAQSNPLIEIILSDDDNVRNRSLESVCDGASLDDLLAHVNALDQFRRVEKNLYHRVRALFFLAAIYRYHLPTRLSPKQTGVIPYGGYDHLLSRRFIEAIDTFLEVQAVEGPSDAIASSLAQAYHQLGFQTLADQVRRSVRSVRGNQWMFRLGHPADHPLRIRPELTAIDPATGTSPLMRETTAVRMDFSHSAWSDIFFLGMDFPEGARVLNVSVDLAVRGRDDHPKPPIETYLRVIDRPVIRLTSVDLGASTEVESISEMFDFARDYLGLLKAAVIASGVVPPGLEGCRQTIPELLARIVGPGRGIELVSKINDIPKGSRLAVSTNLLGSLISILMRATGQIQSLTGKLTEADRRLVAARAILGEWIGGSGGGWQDSGGVWPGIKLICGTTAGEGDPEFGISRGRLMPVHHVMGDDEASPETRQKIQDSLVLVHGGMAQNVGPILEMVTEHYLLRSEHEWVGRGEAMKILDEVTDAIRTGDVKRIGEVTTRNFEGPLQTIIPWATNRFTDSLIEQCRDRYGDKFWGFWMLGGMAGGGMGFIFDPAIKSEAQDWLSVAMVDTKREMQTSLPFAMDPVVYDFSINDNGSFADLMTGDQAVMPDRYYSLVLPQLLRTPMRDLPMGRRIELQQISRRCQDSADSETARLLLGSVLPQSSTDDIKAQSLNQVLAASGFDRQQHEQIREDLRSGRIGLSQNRLASNTTIRDVGPQHVTDVREGIDKKYVDLGARAIRDGQVAVVTLAAGVGSRWTEGAGVCKALHPFNRFAGRHRTFLEVHLAKNRKTRSTYGGKIPHVFTTSHLTDEPIRDHLARQNYFGFDPKEVHVSTGRSVGLRMIPTVRDLRFLWEETAQQVLDEQQQKVRESVRQALVGWATSAGQCNDYTDNVPSQCIHPVGHWYEVPNLLRSGVLRQMLADQSELKYLLLHNIDTLGASVDPGLLGLHIDGKQTLSFEVIGRRLEDRGGGLALVGGRPRLVEGLAMPNEKTEFALTYYNSMTTWIEIDRLLSSFELTREDLANEAKVDAAVRKMGMRLPTYVTLKDVKKRWGHAQEDVYPVAQFEKLWGDMTALPEIDTRFFVTAMRRGQQLKAQAQLDPWKRDGSADYIDSLCQW; this is encoded by the coding sequence ATGATTTCGCCTGCTCAATCGAACCCGCTAATCGAAATCATCCTGTCGGATGACGACAACGTTCGCAACCGATCGCTCGAATCCGTATGCGATGGAGCGTCGTTGGACGATTTGCTCGCTCACGTCAACGCACTCGATCAGTTTCGCCGAGTCGAAAAGAACCTCTATCATCGTGTGCGAGCGTTGTTCTTCTTGGCGGCGATCTATCGATACCACTTGCCGACTCGGTTGTCGCCCAAGCAAACGGGTGTGATTCCGTACGGCGGCTATGACCATCTGTTGTCACGTCGATTCATCGAAGCGATTGACACGTTCTTGGAAGTCCAAGCGGTCGAAGGCCCTAGCGATGCGATTGCCAGTTCGCTTGCGCAAGCTTATCACCAACTTGGTTTCCAAACGCTTGCTGATCAAGTCCGCCGCAGTGTCCGAAGTGTCCGCGGCAACCAGTGGATGTTTCGCTTGGGACACCCAGCCGATCACCCGCTGCGGATCCGTCCGGAACTAACAGCAATTGATCCGGCAACGGGAACATCGCCGTTGATGCGAGAAACGACCGCGGTGCGAATGGACTTTTCGCATTCGGCGTGGAGCGACATTTTCTTTCTGGGAATGGACTTTCCCGAAGGGGCCCGCGTTCTGAACGTATCGGTCGACTTGGCCGTTCGCGGTCGCGACGATCATCCTAAACCACCGATTGAAACGTACCTGCGAGTCATTGATCGCCCCGTGATTCGTTTGACGAGTGTCGATTTAGGCGCGTCAACCGAAGTCGAATCCATTTCTGAAATGTTCGACTTTGCTCGCGACTATCTGGGACTACTCAAAGCCGCCGTCATCGCGTCAGGCGTCGTTCCGCCGGGCCTCGAAGGTTGTCGTCAAACGATCCCTGAATTGCTGGCGCGTATTGTCGGTCCCGGTCGCGGTATCGAACTGGTCAGCAAGATCAACGACATCCCCAAGGGATCGCGTTTAGCAGTATCAACAAATCTGCTCGGTTCGTTGATTTCGATTTTAATGCGAGCGACGGGCCAGATTCAGTCGTTAACTGGCAAATTGACCGAAGCCGATCGCCGACTCGTCGCCGCCCGTGCAATTTTGGGCGAATGGATCGGCGGCAGCGGCGGCGGATGGCAGGATTCAGGCGGCGTTTGGCCAGGCATCAAGCTGATCTGCGGCACGACCGCTGGCGAAGGCGATCCGGAATTCGGTATCAGCCGTGGCCGGTTGATGCCGGTCCATCACGTGATGGGCGACGATGAAGCGTCGCCGGAAACACGTCAAAAAATCCAAGACAGCTTAGTGCTAGTCCACGGTGGGATGGCCCAAAACGTTGGTCCGATTTTAGAGATGGTGACTGAGCACTATTTGCTGCGCAGCGAGCACGAGTGGGTCGGTCGCGGCGAAGCGATGAAGATCCTGGACGAAGTCACTGACGCGATCCGCACGGGCGATGTCAAACGCATTGGCGAAGTCACCACTCGCAACTTCGAAGGTCCGCTGCAGACCATCATTCCTTGGGCCACAAACCGGTTTACGGATTCGTTAATCGAGCAGTGTCGCGATCGATACGGCGACAAGTTCTGGGGCTTCTGGATGCTCGGCGGGATGGCCGGCGGTGGGATGGGATTCATCTTTGATCCCGCGATCAAAAGCGAAGCCCAAGATTGGTTGTCCGTCGCGATGGTCGATACCAAACGCGAGATGCAAACATCATTGCCGTTTGCAATGGATCCGGTGGTCTACGATTTTTCGATCAACGACAATGGCTCGTTCGCCGACTTGATGACCGGCGATCAAGCGGTCATGCCGGATCGATACTACTCGCTGGTGTTGCCGCAATTGCTGCGCACGCCGATGCGAGACCTGCCGATGGGACGCCGCATCGAGCTGCAGCAAATCAGCCGGCGGTGCCAAGATTCAGCCGATTCCGAAACCGCACGACTGCTGCTCGGCAGTGTCTTGCCGCAAAGCAGCACAGACGACATCAAGGCTCAGTCGCTGAACCAAGTCCTAGCCGCATCGGGTTTCGATCGCCAACAACACGAACAAATTCGTGAAGACCTACGCAGCGGCCGAATCGGCTTGTCGCAAAACCGACTGGCGTCCAATACCACCATCCGCGACGTCGGGCCTCAGCACGTCACCGATGTTCGCGAAGGCATCGACAAAAAGTACGTCGACTTGGGCGCCCGAGCCATTCGCGATGGGCAAGTCGCCGTCGTCACACTAGCCGCAGGCGTGGGTAGTCGCTGGACCGAGGGTGCGGGCGTTTGTAAAGCACTACACCCGTTCAATCGATTTGCCGGTCGCCACCGCACGTTTTTGGAAGTTCACTTAGCAAAGAACCGTAAAACTCGATCCACCTATGGCGGAAAAATCCCGCACGTCTTCACGACCAGCCATCTGACCGACGAACCGATTCGCGATCACTTGGCCCGACAAAACTACTTTGGTTTTGATCCCAAGGAAGTTCACGTTTCAACCGGTCGCAGTGTGGGTTTGCGAATGATTCCGACAGTTCGCGATTTACGCTTTCTGTGGGAAGAAACCGCGCAGCAGGTCCTGGACGAACAGCAACAGAAGGTTCGCGAAAGCGTCCGGCAAGCACTTGTGGGTTGGGCGACGTCGGCGGGTCAATGCAATGACTATACCGACAATGTCCCAAGCCAATGTATCCATCCGGTCGGGCACTGGTACGAAGTTCCAAACCTGCTTCGCAGCGGTGTCCTGCGACAAATGCTGGCCGACCAAAGTGAACTGAAGTACCTGCTTCTTCACAACATCGACACGCTCGGTGCGAGCGTTGATCCAGGATTACTAGGATTGCACATCGACGGCAAACAAACACTGTCGTTCGAAGTGATTGGCCGCCGACTGGAAGATCGCGGTGGTGGACTCGCCTTGGTCGGCGGCCGGCCTCGATTGGTCGAAGGCCTTGCGATGCCGAATGAAAAGACCGAGTTCGCGCTGACGTACTACAACTCGATGACAACGTGGATTGAAATCGACAGACTGTTGTCGTCGTTCGAATTGACTCGCGAAGACTTGGCTAACGAGGCAAAAGTCGACGCTGCCGTTCGTAAGATGGGAATGAGACTTCCGACGTACGTGACGCTCAAAGACGTCAAGAAACGTTGGGGGCACGCTCAAGAAGACGTCTATCCCGTCGCGCAGTTCGAAAAACTTTGGGGCGACATGACGGCACTTCCCGAAATCGATACGCGATTCTTTGTGACGGCAATGCGACGTGGGCAACAGCTCAAGGCGCAAGCCCAACTCGATCCGTGGAAGCGAGACGGCAGTGCCGACTACATTGATTCACTTTGCCAGTGGTAG